One Solanum pennellii chromosome 9, SPENNV200 DNA segment encodes these proteins:
- the LOC107031202 gene encoding uncharacterized protein LOC107031202: MWMQNFITSSNLICKGNVPRISQQVPMERIIETAHCKSIRLFLWNEKLARNQISQSEGLCLFIIRSTFMMFQPCECGCYNSKYSCYTLEEKKCSTVIPFDLSKLRNGETSLGSLLVSATLQFLPQTIKQLGDEISFCLFTEFQDSQALLPLPRPTYIVVVEISQTRCVNFTDKVDLDTSPNFTGYPPDVPLYRRFEIDDKEEEGVVTVSNVSAADDRNDPFCEYTEDVLEYLHMLREYTGEGGGCPMKPPIAADVASGFVEVPPCYRSWCSSPAISIKDLMNETCPVCQEEFKDGNDVITTCCSHMFHTRCLLPWLSKNNSCPTCRAVYPLHYSPLLDRQRCKRKRNMLDNNV, from the exons ATGTGGATGCAAAACTTTATAACAAGTTCCAATCTCATATGCAAAGGGAATGTTCCACGAATAAG TCAACAAGTTCCAATGGAGAGAATCATTGAAACCGCTCACTGCAAGTCAATTCGGCTTTTCTTATGGAACGAAAAGCTAGCGAGGAACCAGATTTCACAGTCCGAAGGCTTATGCTTGTTCATAATCAGAAGTACATTCATGATGTTTCAACCTTGTGAATGTGGTTGTTATAACTCTAAGTACAGTTGCTACACACTTGAGGAAAAGAAGTGTTCTACTGTCATCCCTTTTGACCTGTCAAAGCTACGGAATGGAGAAACGTCATTGGGTTCCTTGCTTGTTTCTGCTACTCTTCAGTTTCTGCCGCAAACTATCAAACAATTGGGGGATGAAATCTCTTTTTGCCTTTTCACTGAGTTTCAAGATTCTCAAGCTTTACTGCCACTGCCAAGGCCGACTTACATAGTCGTCGTTGAAATCTCCCAGACTCGCTGTGTCAATTTTACTGATAAAGTTGATCTTGACACGTCCCCCAATTTCACAGGGTATCCTCCTGATGTCCCATTGTATCGCCGGTTTGAGATTGACGACAAGGAAGAGGAGGGGGTCGTCACTGTGAGCAATGTGAGTGCTGCTGATGATAGGAATGATCCATTTTGTGAATACACTGAGGATGTCCTTGAGTATCTTCACATGTTAAGGGAATATACAGGTGAAGGTGGGGGTTGTCCAATGAAACCACCTATTGCGGCGGATGTAGCCAGTGGATTTGTCGAAGTCCCGCCATGTTATAGATCTTGGTGTTCAAGTCCAGCTATCAGCATCAAAGATCTAATGAATGAGACTTGCCCTGTTTGTCAAGAAGAGTTTAAAGACGGGAATGACGTGATTACAACTTGTTGTTCGCACATGTTTCATACAAGGTGTCTCCTCCCATGGCTATCCAAGAACAATAGTTGCCCAACTTGTCGAGCTGTCTATCCTTTGCATTATTCACCCCTTTTGGACCGTCAACGTTGTAAGCGCAAACGTAACATGTTGGACAATAATGTTTGA
- the LOC114073927 gene encoding protein pleiotropic regulatory locus 1-like, with protein MTLPSHPQVVCNEGGLFKFSTFQIPLLPSIPHQFLLHIQQWDIRYGKTMERLTHHKKSIRAMAQYPKGYYSCFASASTDGNIKKINLPNGQLLHNMIPQQMTIINAMAVNDEGVMATGGDNGSLWFWDWTSGYNFQQARTKVQPGSSMDTDAGSSIIYALTYDVTGATLITCEGDKTIKMWKQR; from the exons ATGACTCTCCCCTCGCATCCTCAAGTAGTTTGTAACGA aggaggacttttcaagttctcaactttccaaattcctctccttccctctattccccatcaattcttgctacatatcCAACAGTGGGATATAAGATATGGTAAGACAATGGAAAGACTAACTCATCACAAGAAAAGTATACGCGCAATGGCTCAATATCCTAAGGGATATTATTCGTGTTTTGCTTCTGCATCAACGGATGGTAATATAAAAAAGATCAACCTTCCGAATGGACAACTTTTGCATAACATGATTCCGCAACAGATGACTATAATCAATGCAATGGCGGTGAATGATGAAGGAGTAATGGCTACCGGAGGTGACAATGGAAGCTTGTGGTTTTGGGATTGGACTAGTGGTTATAATTTTCAGCAAGCTCGAACGAAGGTTCAACCTGGATCATCTATGGATACTGATGCTGGATCATCTATCATATATGCTCTCACATATGATGTTACTGGTGCAACACTTATTACTTGTGAGGGTGATAAGACCATAAAAATGTGGAAACAAAGATGA